The following proteins are co-located in the Clostridia bacterium genome:
- the rpoC gene encoding DNA-directed RNA polymerase subunit beta' yields MEFNVFDAIQIGLASPESIRSWSKGEVKKPETINYRTLKPEKEGLFCEVIFGPMKDWECHCGKYKRIRYKGIVCDRCGVEVTKAKVRRERMGHIELAAPVSHIWYFRGIPSRMGLILEMSPKDLEKVLYFAAYVVVDPGKTPLFKKQILSDREYKEAYEKYGSRFKAGMGAEAIKELLAEIDLEALSAELKEELEGSTGQKRIRIMKRLEVVESFRHSNNKPEWMIMDVIPVIPPDIRPMVQLDGGRFATSDLNDLYRRVINRNNRLKKLLELGAPSIIVRNEKRMLQEAVDALIDNGRRGRPVTGPGNRPLKSLSDMLKGKQGRFRQNLLGKRVDYSGRSVIVVGPELKIYQCGLPKEMAIELFKPFVMKRLVSQGLAVNIKNAKRMVERVRPEVWEVLEDVIKEHPVLLNRAPTLHRLGIQAFEPVLVEGRALKLHPLVCTAYNADFDGDQMAIHVPLSAEAQAEARFLMLSANNLLKPQDGKPVTVPTQDMILGAYYLTIQKPKEVKITEPGDTGYAIGDVVRYITEEGDKLPLERLNAQLVAEGKKPAEFTEDKCFGGEPAEGRAFSSVDEAILAYEAGAVGLHAPIRVRMSKEVEGYTVTGLVKASVGRIIYNQNVPQDLGFVDRTVDIEELKKAEAAYDKATGAKKETLKKTVDEMKQKILGLEIDFLTGKKQLGKIVNKCIKAHGMAETADVLDKIKAIGYKYSTKGAITISVSDIVVVGEKEEIIQKTEKEIETITKQFRRGYYDDTERHNMIVEEWMKANDEIGQAIMKSLDKYNPIFMMADSGARGSINQIRQLSGMRGIMGKTDGGAMEVPIKANFREGLTVLEFFTSSHGTRKGLADTALRTADSGYLTRRLVDVSQDVIIREDDCGSTEYVNLFDINDGKEIIEELEERLNGRTMFEDVVHPETGEVIIAANEIADDETAKKIVKSGIKKVKARSVLTCRAKVGVCAKCYGANLTTGKLVNIGEAVGIIAAQSIGEPGTQLTMRTFHTGGAAGGDDITQGLPRVTELFEARKPKPKGLAVMTEIGGKVSIEDNNKTRDVIIENEDDRKVYTIPYGSRIRVSDGDVVEKGDGLTDGSFNPHEILEIKGAGAVHAYLVQEVQRVYRMTGVDINDKHIEIIARQMLKKVTIEDAGDSDFLAGSMVDRLVVLRANEALEAEGKKPATFTQELLGITKASLATDSFLSAASFQETTRVLTDAAIKGKIDPLVGLKENVIIGKLIPAGTGVPQYHHVDVATINAAAPEEVEELTLDESADVIGESMDAVVEEIAAEEIFTEAPTEE; encoded by the coding sequence ATGGAATTCAATGTATTTGATGCGATACAAATTGGCCTTGCATCTCCCGAAAGTATCAGATCCTGGTCAAAGGGTGAAGTTAAAAAGCCCGAAACTATCAACTACAGAACTTTAAAGCCTGAAAAAGAAGGTCTTTTCTGCGAAGTCATTTTCGGACCTATGAAGGACTGGGAATGTCATTGCGGTAAATATAAGAGAATCCGTTATAAGGGCATTGTGTGCGACCGATGCGGTGTTGAAGTAACCAAAGCAAAGGTAAGAAGAGAAAGAATGGGTCATATCGAGCTTGCCGCTCCGGTATCTCATATCTGGTACTTCCGCGGTATCCCCAGCCGTATGGGTTTAATTCTTGAAATGTCCCCGAAGGATCTGGAAAAGGTTCTCTACTTTGCAGCTTATGTAGTTGTAGACCCGGGTAAAACCCCCTTATTCAAAAAACAGATTTTAAGCGACAGAGAATATAAAGAAGCTTACGAAAAATACGGTTCTCGTTTCAAGGCAGGTATGGGCGCTGAAGCCATTAAAGAGCTGCTTGCTGAAATTGACTTAGAAGCTTTGTCCGCAGAACTCAAGGAAGAGCTCGAGGGCAGCACCGGTCAGAAGCGAATCCGTATCATGAAGAGACTGGAAGTGGTAGAATCCTTCCGTCACTCCAACAACAAGCCCGAATGGATGATTATGGATGTTATCCCGGTTATTCCGCCGGATATCCGTCCTATGGTTCAATTAGACGGTGGCAGATTTGCGACTTCTGACTTAAACGATTTGTACAGACGTGTTATTAACAGAAACAACCGTTTGAAAAAGCTGTTAGAGCTTGGCGCGCCCAGCATTATCGTTCGCAACGAAAAGAGAATGCTTCAGGAAGCAGTTGACGCGCTTATCGATAACGGCCGCCGAGGCCGTCCGGTAACAGGCCCCGGCAACAGACCCCTTAAATCCCTTTCCGACATGCTTAAAGGTAAGCAGGGTCGATTCAGACAGAACTTGTTGGGTAAGCGTGTTGACTATTCCGGCCGTTCGGTTATCGTAGTTGGTCCCGAACTCAAAATTTATCAGTGCGGTTTGCCGAAAGAAATGGCAATCGAACTGTTCAAGCCCTTTGTAATGAAGCGTTTGGTAAGCCAGGGCTTGGCTGTAAATATCAAAAACGCAAAGAGAATGGTAGAACGTGTTCGTCCCGAAGTCTGGGAAGTGCTGGAGGATGTTATTAAAGAGCATCCTGTGCTTTTGAACCGTGCACCTACTCTGCACAGACTGGGTATCCAGGCATTTGAACCCGTGTTGGTTGAAGGCCGTGCACTTAAACTCCATCCGTTGGTATGTACCGCTTACAACGCGGACTTTGACGGTGACCAGATGGCTATTCACGTTCCGCTGTCTGCAGAAGCACAGGCAGAAGCAAGATTCTTAATGCTTTCTGCAAACAACTTACTTAAGCCTCAGGACGGTAAGCCGGTAACCGTACCGACGCAGGACATGATCCTCGGTGCGTACTACTTAACCATCCAGAAGCCGAAGGAAGTAAAAATTACCGAACCCGGCGACACCGGTTATGCAATCGGCGATGTGGTTCGTTATATTACAGAAGAAGGGGATAAACTCCCGTTAGAACGCTTGAACGCACAGCTTGTTGCAGAAGGCAAAAAGCCTGCTGAATTCACCGAAGATAAATGCTTTGGCGGTGAACCGGCAGAAGGCAGAGCATTCTCCTCTGTGGACGAAGCAATTTTGGCTTACGAAGCAGGTGCAGTCGGTTTGCACGCACCCATCAGGGTTCGTATGTCCAAGGAAGTGGAAGGCTATACTGTAACCGGCTTGGTTAAAGCATCTGTGGGCCGTATTATCTACAACCAGAATGTTCCGCAGGATTTAGGCTTTGTGGACAGAACCGTAGATATCGAAGAACTTAAAAAAGCTGAAGCAGCTTATGATAAAGCAACCGGTGCCAAGAAGGAAACCTTAAAGAAAACTGTGGATGAAATGAAGCAGAAGATTTTAGGTCTTGAAATTGACTTCCTCACCGGCAAGAAACAGCTTGGTAAGATTGTAAACAAGTGCATCAAGGCACACGGCATGGCTGAAACTGCCGATGTACTGGACAAAATCAAGGCAATCGGTTACAAATACTCCACCAAGGGTGCCATCACCATTTCGGTATCCGACATCGTGGTGGTTGGTGAAAAAGAAGAAATCATTCAGAAAACCGAAAAAGAAATCGAAACCATTACAAAGCAGTTCCGTCGCGGTTACTACGACGATACAGAACGCCATAACATGATTGTTGAAGAATGGATGAAAGCCAACGATGAAATCGGTCAGGCAATCATGAAGAGCTTGGATAAATATAACCCGATCTTCATGATGGCAGACTCCGGTGCCCGTGGTAGTATCAACCAGATCCGTCAGCTTTCCGGTATGCGTGGTATCATGGGTAAAACCGACGGTGGTGCCATGGAAGTGCCGATTAAGGCAAACTTCCGTGAAGGTCTTACCGTGCTTGAATTCTTCACCTCTTCGCACGGTACCCGTAAAGGTTTGGCGGATACGGCGCTCCGTACCGCAGACTCCGGTTACCTGACCCGTCGTCTGGTTGACGTATCCCAGGACGTAATCATTCGTGAGGACGATTGCGGTTCTACAGAGTATGTAAACCTGTTCGACATCAATGACGGTAAGGAAATTATTGAAGAGTTAGAAGAACGCTTGAACGGCAGAACCATGTTTGAAGACGTGGTACATCCCGAAACCGGCGAAGTGATTATCGCTGCAAACGAAATTGCAGACGATGAAACAGCTAAGAAGATTGTAAAGAGTGGCATCAAAAAGGTTAAGGCACGTTCTGTTTTAACCTGCCGTGCAAAGGTTGGCGTTTGTGCAAAATGTTACGGTGCAAACCTGACAACCGGTAAGCTTGTAAACATTGGTGAAGCAGTTGGTATCATCGCGGCACAGTCCATCGGTGAACCGGGTACACAGCTGACCATGCGTACATTCCATACCGGTGGTGCTGCAGGCGGTGACGATATCACACAGGGTCTGCCCCGTGTAACCGAACTGTTTGAAGCAAGAAAACCGAAGCCGAAGGGATTGGCGGTTATGACCGAAATCGGCGGTAAGGTAAGCATTGAAGACAATAACAAAACCCGTGACGTTATCATTGAAAATGAAGACGATCGCAAAGTATATACCATTCCGTACGGCTCCAGAATCAGAGTTTCGGACGGCGATGTGGTTGAAAAGGGTGACGGTTTGACCGACGGTTCCTTCAACCCCCACGAAATCCTTGAAATCAAGGGTGCAGGCGCTGTTCATGCATATCTGGTTCAGGAAGTACAACGTGTATACCGCATGACCGGTGTTGATATCAACGATAAACATATCGAAATCATCGCCCGTCAGATGCTCAAGAAAGTCACCATCGAAGATGCAGGGGATTCCGATTTCTTAGCAGGTTCTATGGTTGACCGCCTTGTGGTACTCCGTGCAAACGAAGCGTTAGAAGCAGAAGGTAAAAAGCCTGCAACCTTTACCCAGGAACTCCTCGGTATCACAAAGGCTTCCCTTGCAACAGACAGCTTCCTGTCTGCCGCATCCTTCCAGGAAACCACAAGAGTTCTGACAGATGCTGCCATCAAGGGCAAGATTGACCCGTTGGTAGGTCTTAAGGAAAACGTTATCATCGGTAAGCTCATTCCTGCAGGTACAGGTGTACCGCAGTACCACCATGTGGATGTGGCAACCATCAATGCTGCCGCTCCCGAAGAAGTGGAAGAGCTGACTTTAGATGAAAGTGCAGACGTAATCGGCGAAAGCATGGATGCTGTTGTGGAAGAAATTGCAGCAGAAGAAATCTTCACCGAGGCACCAACTGAAGAATAA
- the rpsL gene encoding 30S ribosomal protein S12, producing MPTFNQLVRKGRETSAKKSTAPALQKGFNSIKKKQTDQSAPQKRGVCTYVKTQTPKKPNSALRKIARVRLSNGMEVTSYIPGIGHNLQEHSVVLIRGGRVKDLPGVRYHIIRGTLDTAGVANRNQSRSKYGAKKAKKK from the coding sequence TTGCCAACATTTAACCAATTGGTCAGAAAGGGCCGCGAAACTTCTGCAAAGAAGTCCACTGCACCTGCTCTTCAGAAGGGTTTTAACTCTATCAAAAAGAAGCAGACAGATCAAAGCGCTCCGCAGAAACGTGGTGTTTGCACCTACGTTAAGACCCAGACCCCGAAAAAGCCGAACTCCGCTTTGCGTAAGATTGCCAGAGTAAGACTTTCTAACGGTATGGAAGTTACTTCCTACATCCCCGGTATCGGTCACAACCTGCAGGAACATAGCGTAGTTTTGATTCGTGGAGGTAGAGTTAAGGACCTCCCTGGTGTACGTTACCACATCATCCGTGGTACTTTGGATACAGCAGGCGTGGCTAACCGTAACCAGTCCCGTTCCAAGTACGGCGCTAAGAAAGCAAAGAAAAAATAA